GAGCACCTGATAGGCTTCTTTAAGAAACATCTCCCCGGCCTGGGTCAAACTGACGTTGCGGTTGTTGCGCGCCAGCAGCCGCGCGCCGACCATCTCTTCCAGCGCCTGAATTTGCTGGCTGAGCGGCGGCTGGGAGATGCGCAACCGCTCGGCGGCGCGGCCAAAATGCAGCTCTTCGGCCACGGCGATAAAGTAACGCAGGTGTCTCAATTCGATATTCATATTTAAAAAGTCTTAATTGTAATTATTAATATATTAGACAAAAAATTCGCCGCTCCCTATCATTTTGTTATCTGCAAAATGTCTGTTTATCTCCCCGAAGTTCGGTAAGGAAACGCTGTGACAACCCCTGTGCGTTCTGCGGCCGTGATGCCGTCGACGCTGGCCGCCAACGATGACGCGGCCGCTGCGCCTAAAGTAAAACGCTCCACCCTCAACAACAAACTCCCCTATATCGAACGCGGCACGCCGCAGTTTATGCGCGTTACGCTGGCGCTGTTTTCCGCCGGGTTGGCGACCTTCGCGCTGCTCTACTGCGTGCAGCCGATCCTGCCGGTGCTGTCGCAAGACTTCGGCGTCTCGCCGGCGGAAAGCAGCCTGTCGCTTTCGGTCTCTACCGGCCTGCTGGCGATCGGCCTGATGTTTACCGGGCCGTTGTCCGACGCCATCGGCCGCAAGTCGGTGATGGTGGTGGCGCTGCTGCTGGCGGCGGTTTGCACGCTGATTTGCGCCTTTATGACCAGCTGGCACGGCATTTTACTGATGCGCGCATTGATCGGCCTGTCGCTGAGCGGCGTCGCAGCGGTCGGCATGACCTACCTCAGCGAAGAGATCCACCCAAGCTTCGTCGCCTTCTCGATGGGGCTGTATATCAGCGGCAACTCGATCGGCGGCATGAGCGGCCGCCTGGTGACCGGGGTGTTGACCGACTTCTTCTCCTGGCGCGTATCGCTTGGCGTCATCGGCCTGTTCGCCCTCGCCGCCGCCTGCATGTTCTGGCGCATCCTGCCCGCCTCGCGGCATTTCCGCGCCAGCTCGCTGCGCCCGCGCACCCTGCTGATCAACTTTAAACTGCATTGGCACGATAAAGGGTTGCCGCTGCTGTTCGCGGAAGGTTTCCTGCTGATGGGCAGCTTCGTCACCCTGTTCAACTACATCGGTTATCGCCTGCTGGCGGATCCTTATCACCTGAGCCAGGCGATCGTCGGCCTGCTGTCGGTGGTGTATCTCACCGGCTCCTACAGTTCGCCCAAGGCCGGTGCGCTCACCTCACGCTTCGGGCGTGGCCCGGTGCTGCTGGCGTCGATCGTGATTATGCTGATCGGGATCCTGATTACCGCGCTGCCGCAGGTGCCGGCGATCTTTATCGGCATGATGCTGTTCACCGCCGGTTTCTTCGCCGCCCACTCGGTGGCCAGCAGCTGGATCGGCCGCCGTGCGCGCCGCGCCAAAGGCCAGGCGTCGTCGCTGTATCTGTTCTGCTATTACGTCGGCTCCAGCGTGGCCGGCACCCTGGGCGGCGTGTTCTGGCACAGCTTCGGCTGGAATGGCGTGGCGGCGTTTATCAGCCTGATGCTATTGCTGGCGCTGCTGGTGGTGCATTACCTGAAACGGCTGCCGGAAGCGGCGCGCCTGTGAATGGAAAAAGCCGCGGTGGTTAGCCGCGGCTCGTCATGCCAGAGCCCGTGATTATTGACCGGGTTTCCAGCGAGTTTGCAGGTACTCCACCGCCTTGTCCGTTTGCGGCTCGGTCAGATAACGTTGCCGGAACAGGATGGTTCCCCCCATCCCCGGCAGGCTCTCGTTGAGATCCAACTGCCTTTTCAGCTCGGGGACGCCGCCGTCGACGGTCCAGGCCGGCTCGCTGGCCGATGGCGTGCCCACTTTATACAGCGCCACCCCGGCATAGAGCCGAACCGGCGTGTCTTTCACCACCTCGGCCCACCAGTTGGCCAGCACGTCGTAGCGAACAATTTCACGATCGAAAGGCCAGTACAGCTGCGGCGCGATATAGTCGAGCAGCCCCAGTTTGACCCACTGGCGCGTATCGGCATAGGCCGTATCGTACGACGGCGCGCCGGCCCGCGTCGCCGAGCCGGCAGGATCGTCCGCTTTGTTTCGCCATACGCCCGCCGGGCTGACGCCAAACGCGACCGCGGGCTTCAGTGCTTTGACGGTGGCGGAAACCTGTTTTATCAATTGCAGCGTGTTGTCTCTTCGCCAGTCGGCCTTGTCTGCAAACCCTTTGCCGTATGCGCGATACGTCTTTTCATCATCCAGCGGCGATTGCGGCGTTTCGTAATAGAAATAATCGTCAAACTGAATGCCGTCGACATCATAGTTTTTGACGACTTCAGCCACCACGCCGGTGATCCAGTTGCGCACCTCGGGCAGGCCGGGGTCGAGCACGAAGCGATCGCTGGCGGTGCGTATCCAGTCGGGATGCAGCGCATAGACGCTGGCCGGCGGCGACTGCAGCGTATGATTGAGTGCATCAATCGTTTGCTGTCGGGTATTCATGGAAACCCGATAAGGGTTCAGCCAGGCATGCACTTTGATGCCGCGTCGGTGCGCTTCTGTCAGCATAAAGGCCAGCGGATCATAACCCGGATCCTGGCCCACGGTGCCGGTCAATACCTCCGACCAGGGCAAGATGTCAGAACGCCACAGGGCCGTGCCGTCCGGTTTAACCTGAAAATACACCGTGTTAATCCCGGTTTTCACCATGTCGTCCAGCGCGTCCGTCAGCCCCTGCTGCTGCAGACGCACCCGCTCTTGCGTGGATTCCGCTTTCAGCGAGGCCGCCGGCGGCCAGTCCAAGCCAATGACCGTAGCCAGCCAGATGCCCCGCATCGGCGTTGCCGGCGGTACAGGCTGCGGAGGCTTTTCCGGCTCAGGGGGTTTGGCGCATCCGCTCACGCCCAGCATGGCGGCCATCAACAGCCATCCGCCTAGTTTTGTTGCGCCTGTCGGCATAAATGTTCTCCTTCCGTGAGTGACGGTTATCCCATCTCGCGGCGTGCGGAGCAAGAAACCGCCCGCTTTATCAACGCCATCCAGCGACCGGCGCCGCCCTTTCTGGCGACGCCGGTACTTATCCCATCACCAGCTCAGCCCAGTCCCGCGAGGGAACGCCACCTTGCCGGTATTGGTTTGCTCATCGTAGTCATGCCAGGTATTAACCGGCAGTTTTCCGTGCGGTTTGATTTTCCCCGTCAGCACCTGCGCCAGCGATATCATCGAAGGGCCACGCCATACGCCGCTGTCATACCCGTAGTAAGAATAGGTGGCGACAGCCGCATCCACGTCTGCGGCATAGTTCACGATATCGTAAGGCGCGCGCAATGAGAGGTGAACGCTTTTTTTCCCCTGCTCGGCGGCGTATTTCAGCCAGCCCGGGTAAGGGCTGCTGTCATTACCCGATCCGGTGGCGGCGGTCACGAC
Above is a window of Serratia nematodiphila DZ0503SBS1 DNA encoding:
- a CDS encoding glycoside hydrolase family 10 protein; translation: MPTGATKLGGWLLMAAMLGVSGCAKPPEPEKPPQPVPPATPMRGIWLATVIGLDWPPAASLKAESTQERVRLQQQGLTDALDDMVKTGINTVYFQVKPDGTALWRSDILPWSEVLTGTVGQDPGYDPLAFMLTEAHRRGIKVHAWLNPYRVSMNTRQQTIDALNHTLQSPPASVYALHPDWIRTASDRFVLDPGLPEVRNWITGVVAEVVKNYDVDGIQFDDYFYYETPQSPLDDEKTYRAYGKGFADKADWRRDNTLQLIKQVSATVKALKPAVAFGVSPAGVWRNKADDPAGSATRAGAPSYDTAYADTRQWVKLGLLDYIAPQLYWPFDREIVRYDVLANWWAEVVKDTPVRLYAGVALYKVGTPSASEPAWTVDGGVPELKRQLDLNESLPGMGGTILFRQRYLTEPQTDKAVEYLQTRWKPGQ
- a CDS encoding MFS transporter, encoding MPSTLAANDDAAAAPKVKRSTLNNKLPYIERGTPQFMRVTLALFSAGLATFALLYCVQPILPVLSQDFGVSPAESSLSLSVSTGLLAIGLMFTGPLSDAIGRKSVMVVALLLAAVCTLICAFMTSWHGILLMRALIGLSLSGVAAVGMTYLSEEIHPSFVAFSMGLYISGNSIGGMSGRLVTGVLTDFFSWRVSLGVIGLFALAAACMFWRILPASRHFRASSLRPRTLLINFKLHWHDKGLPLLFAEGFLLMGSFVTLFNYIGYRLLADPYHLSQAIVGLLSVVYLTGSYSSPKAGALTSRFGRGPVLLASIVIMLIGILITALPQVPAIFIGMMLFTAGFFAAHSVASSWIGRRARRAKGQASSLYLFCYYVGSSVAGTLGGVFWHSFGWNGVAAFISLMLLLALLVVHYLKRLPEAARL